One stretch of Rosistilla oblonga DNA includes these proteins:
- a CDS encoding DUF1552 domain-containing protein codes for MNTHATTLNRRTLLRGLGTAIALPLLDAMSPTRCLTAAAAPTNTAIPMRMAFLYVPNGMHMPDWKPTKEGSDYELPRTLKELAAHRSDFNVMTGLALKGAEAQGDGGGDHARSVAAFLTGAHPKKTDGANIQNGVSVDQVAADAIGSATRFASLELGLENSAQAGTCDSGYSCAYSSNMSWRNATSPVAKEIDPAKVFDRLFGHGDGGAVREARATRHKYRKSVLDFALQEANQLKDQLGVLDRRKLDEYLYSVRSIEKRIVGTDKLDATEEGVPDYPRPAGVPREMQKHADLMLDMMTLAMQTDSTRVISFMFTNAGSNRGYPELDVREGHHELSHHGKSEEKQTKIATINRFYAQRFAYFLERLKQVPEGDGTLLDHSAIVYGSGISDGDRHNHYDLPILLAGRAGGRIQTGRHIVYPKKTPLCNLYLWMLQQAGAPSESFGDSNAAIDRLS; via the coding sequence ATGAATACCCATGCAACGACTCTGAATCGACGCACCCTGCTGCGTGGCCTCGGCACCGCGATCGCCCTGCCGCTGCTCGACGCGATGTCGCCGACCCGCTGCCTGACCGCCGCCGCGGCCCCAACAAACACCGCGATTCCAATGCGGATGGCGTTTTTGTACGTTCCCAACGGAATGCACATGCCCGATTGGAAACCTACGAAAGAGGGGAGCGATTATGAGCTGCCGCGGACGCTGAAAGAACTGGCAGCCCATCGATCCGACTTCAACGTGATGACCGGCCTGGCGCTGAAGGGAGCCGAAGCGCAAGGCGATGGCGGTGGCGATCACGCCCGCAGCGTCGCCGCATTTTTGACCGGCGCGCATCCCAAGAAGACCGACGGCGCGAACATCCAAAACGGCGTCTCGGTCGATCAAGTTGCTGCCGATGCGATCGGATCGGCGACTCGATTTGCTTCGCTGGAATTGGGACTCGAGAACAGTGCCCAAGCGGGAACCTGCGACAGCGGTTACAGTTGCGCCTACTCGTCGAACATGTCGTGGCGGAACGCAACTTCTCCCGTCGCCAAAGAGATCGATCCGGCCAAGGTCTTCGACCGCTTGTTTGGCCACGGCGACGGCGGAGCGGTTCGCGAAGCTCGCGCCACGCGTCACAAGTACCGCAAGAGTGTCCTCGATTTCGCTTTGCAAGAAGCCAACCAACTGAAGGATCAACTGGGCGTTTTGGATCGCCGCAAGCTGGATGAATACCTCTATTCGGTCCGCAGCATTGAAAAGCGAATCGTCGGAACGGACAAACTGGACGCGACCGAAGAAGGCGTCCCCGATTACCCGCGTCCGGCGGGCGTTCCACGCGAGATGCAGAAGCACGCCGACCTGATGTTGGACATGATGACGTTGGCGATGCAGACCGACAGCACCCGCGTGATTTCGTTTATGTTCACCAACGCCGGCAGCAACCGCGGCTACCCCGAACTGGACGTTCGCGAAGGGCACCACGAACTGTCGCACCACGGCAAGAGCGAGGAGAAGCAAACCAAGATCGCCACGATCAATCGCTTCTACGCGCAGCGGTTCGCCTACTTCTTAGAGCGTTTGAAGCAGGTGCCCGAAGGAGACGGAACGCTGCTGGATCATTCGGCGATCGTTTACGGCAGCGGCATCTCCGACGGCGACCGCCACAACCATTACGATCTACCGATCTTGTTAGCCGGCCGAGCCGGGGGCCGGATTCAAACCGGACGACACATCGTTTATCCGAAGAAAACGCCGCTCTGCAATCTCTATCTGTGGATGCTGCAGCAAGCCGGTGCGCCGAGCGAATCGTTCGGCGACAGCAACGCCGCGATCGATCGGCTCAGCTGA